In Rhodopirellula islandica, the following proteins share a genomic window:
- a CDS encoding pyridoxamine 5'-phosphate oxidase family protein, translated as MNTQKKLIELIHDFDNAMLVTKTDDGGLDARPMAIAEATDDGQLWFVTSRNSGKIAELMLDRDVAVTLQASNKFVTLSGQCRVIDDAAKLDQLWKEAWKVWFPEGKNDPNITLLRVEPDHGEYWDNSGFTGIKYLLRAGKAYVQGERAETDEKINASVSL; from the coding sequence ATGAACACTCAAAAGAAGCTGATTGAACTCATTCACGACTTCGACAATGCCATGCTCGTCACCAAGACCGATGATGGCGGGTTGGACGCTCGTCCGATGGCAATCGCCGAAGCGACCGACGACGGTCAACTCTGGTTTGTGACCAGTCGCAACTCAGGAAAGATCGCGGAATTGATGCTGGACCGTGACGTGGCGGTTACCCTGCAGGCGTCCAACAAATTCGTCACCTTGTCGGGGCAGTGCCGCGTCATCGATGACGCGGCCAAGCTGGACCAGCTTTGGAAAGAAGCCTGGAAGGTTTGGTTCCCCGAAGGCAAGAACGATCCCAACATCACCTTGCTCCGCGTCGAACCCGACCATGGAGAGTACTGGGACAACAGCGGCTTCACCGGAATCAAGTACTTGCTGCGTGCCGGGAAAGCGTACGTCCAGGGCGAACGTGCCGAAACGGACGAAAAAATCAACGCCAGCGTCTCGTTGTAA
- a CDS encoding GlsB/YeaQ/YmgE family stress response membrane protein → MLIPIIGWIIFGLIVGALARLIYPGRQDLGMIKTTLLGVAGSFVGGFLAFLLFGGSAMQASGWIGSIIGAVAVLAIATRWNRSPSQTHMH, encoded by the coding sequence ATGTTAATTCCTATCATCGGCTGGATCATTTTCGGATTGATCGTTGGAGCCCTTGCTCGCCTCATCTATCCGGGTCGCCAAGACCTGGGAATGATCAAGACGACGCTGCTGGGCGTCGCAGGTTCGTTCGTCGGCGGATTCCTTGCCTTCCTACTATTCGGTGGGTCGGCCATGCAAGCGTCCGGATGGATCGGATCGATCATCGGTGCCGTCGCCGTGCTCGCCATCGCAACCCGCTGGAATCGGTCGCCTTCACAGACCCACATGCACTGA